One Candida dubliniensis CD36 chromosome 1, complete sequence genomic region harbors:
- a CDS encoding RAB family GTPase, putative (Similar to S. pombe YPT5), with the protein MSNKQSNQRFAQFKLVLLGESAVGKSSIVHRFVKNTFDDMRESTIGAAFLTQTITIPESETTIKFEIWDTAGQERYKSLAPMYYRNANAALCVYDITSRSSFQKAQDWIKELKRQAPEGIVIALVGNKSDLDDEREVESSEVQEYVQEQNGDCCSIITAECSAKSGDGVLDVFNKIGRALPVDEVIDASRSRQGVGAGGRRAGGVDLNRPRGQVNQSSSCC; encoded by the coding sequence ATGTCAAACAAACAATCTAATCAACGTTTTGCCCAATTCAAACTTGTGCTTTTAGGAGAGAGTGCAGTTGGTAAATCATCTATTGTTCACCGTTTTGTCAAGAACACATTTGATGACATGAGGGAATCGACTATAGGTGCCGCATTTTTGACTCAAACTATAACCATACCGGAATCTGAGACGACgattaaatttgaaatatggGATACTGCAGGACAGGAGCGTTACAAGTCATTGGCACCAATGTATTATAGAAATGCCAATGCTGCCTTATGTGTTTATGATATAACTAGTCGTAGCTCATTTCAAAAAGCCCAAGATTGgattaaagaattgaaaagacAAGCTCCAGAAGGCATTGTTATTGCTCTTGTTGGGAACAAGTCTGATTTAGACGATGAAAGAGAAGTTGAATCAAGTGAAGTACAAGAGTATGTTCAAGAACAAAATGGTGATTGTTGCTCTATAATTACTGCCGAATGTTCTGCCAAATCTGGAGATGGGGTTTTGGATGTATTTAACAAAATAGGAAGAGCTTTACCTGTTGACGAAGTTATAGATGCTAGTAGATCGAGACAAGGAGTTGGTGCTGGAGGAAGAAGAGCAGGTGGTGTTGATTTGAATAGACCTAGAGGTCAAGTAAATCAAAGCAGCTCTTGCTGCtag
- a CDS encoding beta-adaptin (clathrin assembly protein complex 2 large beta chain), putative (Similar to S. cerevisiae APL1;~Similar to C. albicans APL1), protein MSDGKLFTRSKTTELRTELEQAFKKSRPIVRVKVVLKKVLANIILNNHEVTNLMKDIIPLMKIDDLEIRKLCCEYISTYAMTNPDAEDAIPFFSRFHSDPNPLLRVLSLKTMVSINRKEFLNLSITSCRRSFSDKDPDVRKSAAYAAGQIFQHDPVRAEREGLIELLNQSLYDENSSVISSALASLGSVIENSKTLNLKIDKNHAFTLIKLLRVTNEWQQTYILNALMSYTPQNEDEALNLIEAVLPSLQHENSSVVMNAIKVVIYYCNYARNPELRLPVLPKRLGTSLVSLLSKPAETQFLVLRNVILLLLGRKEFVHFDVEMFYCRFDDPIYVKDTKLEIIYLLANESNVGSVLRELEEYATEVDVSMARKAIRAFGNLAVKLENAAEQCVEVICDLVSNGISYIVQESAIVIKNILRKYPGRFEFAISELINHYKLIDEPDAKTAFVWILGQYCQNIKESKTILEDFITSFKDDPLDVQYATLTAVAKYYLKFPEQGESVILQVLKWATEEVDNPDIRDRGYIYWRLLSSEHASGPNGEFQSNTKKIILNDNPVITSENDNINPDILEELELNIGTLASIYLKPVQTVFRLSKHKELPYSPALQRRNSYHSGSATSQPQSRNSKEHSPGAGVGVSRRMSYRRTNSDNGSQRSTHFDETQNTQQHIPRENLAQKFSRKASFITSRIKS, encoded by the coding sequence ATGAGTGACGGGAAATTATTCACCAGATCCAAAACTACCGAATTACGTACTGAGCTTGAACAGGCATTCAAGAAATCAAGACCTATCGTCAGGGTTAAAGTAGTTCTCAAAAAAGTTTTGGCAAACATAATTCTAAATAACCATGAAGTCACAAACTTAATGAAGGACATTATCCCACTTatgaaaattgatgatttagagATTAGAAAACTATGCTGCGAGTATATATCTACGTATGCTATGACAAATCCAGATGCCGAAGATGCAATACCCTTCTTTTCCCGGTTTCACAGTGATCCAAACCCATTGCTACGCGTCCTATCGTTAAAGACTATGGTGTCTATAAATCGGAAAGagtttttgaatttatctATTACTTCATGCAGAAGACTGTTCTCTGATAAAGATCCGGACGTCAGAAAATCGGCAGCATATGCAGCTGgccaaatttttcaacacgATCCCGTTCGAGCCGAAAGAGAAGGCTTAATAGAATTGCTTAATCAATCGTTATATGATGAAAACTCGTCAGTAATTTCAAGTGCATTGGCATCATTGGGATCTGTGATTGAAAATAGCAAGacattgaatttgaaaatagatAAAAACCATGCGTTCACATTAATAAAGTTGCTACGTGTAACAAACGAGTGGCAACAAACTTACATTTTGAATGCGTTAATGTCATACACACCACAGAATGAGGACGAAGCTTTGAATTTGATCGAAGCAGTCTTACCTTCCTTGCAGCACGAAAATTCCTCAGTTGTGATGAATGCAATTAAAGTGGTGATATACTATTGCAATTATGCAAGAAACCCAGAGTTACGTTTACCAGTATTACCCAAGAGATTGGGAACATCGCTTGTTTCCTTATTGTCAAAACCAGCTGAAActcaatttcttgttttacGTAATGtaatattgttattattaggCAGAAAGGAGTTTGTTCATTTTGACGTGGAAATGTTCTATTGCCGGTTTGATGATCCAATATACGTAAAGGATACCAAGCTTGagattatttatttattggcAAATGAATCCAATGTTGGCCTGGTTTTGCGTGAGCTTGAGGAATATGCCACTGAGGTTGATGTTTCTATGGCAAGAAAGGCAATCAGAGCATTTGGGAATCTTGCAgtcaaattggaaaatgcGGCCGAACAGTGTGTTGAAGTAATTTGTGACTTGGTATCTAACGGAATATCGTATATTGTCCAAGAATCTGCAATTGTAATAAAGAATATACTACGTAAGTATCCTGgaagatttgaatttgcGATTAGcgaattgataaatcacTATAAGCTAATTGATGAACCAGATGCAAAAACGGCATTTGTGTGGATTTTGGGACAATACTGCCAAAATATCAAAGAATCGAAAACTATTTTGGAAGACTTTATCACTTCGTTTAAAGATGATCCACTAGATGTACAGTATGCTACCTTAACAGCAGTTGCAAAATACTACTTAAAATTCCCGGAACAGGGAGAGTCGGTAATATTACAAGTCTTGAAATGGGCAACAGAAGAGGTTGATAATCCTGATATCAGAGATCGTGGTTACATTTATTGGAGATTGTTGTCTTCCGAACATGCCAGTGGGCCGAACGGAGAGTTTCAATCAAAtacaaagaaaattatattaaatgACAATCCTGTAATAACCTCCGAGAATGATAATATCAATCCTGACATTTTAGAGGAATTGGAGTTAAATATAGGGACGTTGGCTTCAATTTACTTAAAACCAGTACAGACGGTGTTTCGATTATCAAAGCACAAGGAGCTTCCGTATAGTCCTGCTCTTCAAAGAAGGAATCTGTATCATTCAGGACTGGCCACGTCACAGCCCCAAAGTCGAAACCTGAAGGAACATTCTCCAGGAGCAGGTGTAGGAGTTTCAAGACGGATGTCCTATAGAAGAACTAATAGTGATAATGGAAGCCAGCGAAGCACTCACTTTGACGAAACTCAAAATACACAACAACATATACCAAGAGAAAATTTAGCACAAAAGTTTTCTCGTAAGGCATCGTTTATTACAAGTAGAATCAAAAGCTAA
- a CDS encoding exo-1,3-beta-glucanase, putative (Similar to S. pombe EXG3) → MQAAFSKLKLKNKASDIPEADSASTSGKPPSAKQIYQSRQNYGVNFGACFVLEKWIYHELFSETDGDAELDAVSSLFKKLGEDDTRSKFENHWKGYVNDDDWKWLAEHHVNSIRLPVGYWEVDGGAYTSGTNFDKYKGVYKNAWKIIKENFIQKASDNKISVLIDIHGLPGGANNSGHSGESGAGGEFWKDEKKQLAMAKMMGWIVSDLKSFDNIAGIQIVNEAEFADPPKKQSTYYSACITEIRKSDKSIPVVISDGWWADQWVKWVQEKQGSDGYIGVVLDEHVYRCFSDDDKKKKPQQIIDDLQGDVLTNLNDNGKGVDIIVGEYSCVLDQQSWDNDKNANRDELVKQFGQRQCEEFAQKASGSYFWTFKFQSGNGGEWDFKTMTDKGALIPPSIPSNQPSQDKLEEALNNAYNGHVDFWKNEHPDGKFEHENFKEGFSIAWKDADAFAQFNGSIIGRKEAWKRSRLQEFVSSKGKSDFLWEWEQGFDQGLEGFYSAST, encoded by the coding sequence ATGCAAGCAGCTTTTTCTAAATTGAAACTTAAAAATAAAGCTTCGGATATCCCTGAAGCGGATCTGGCAAGCACTTCAGGTAAACCACCATCGGCTAAACAAATTTACCAGTCACGACAAAATTATGGTGTAAATTTTGGAGcttgttttgttttagaAAAATGGATCTACCACGAATTGTTTTCGGAAACTGATGGTGATGCTGAATTGGATGCAGTTCTGtctttattcaaaaaaCTTGGTGAGGATGATACTAGATCCAAATTCGAAAACCATTGGAAAGGCTATGTGAACGATGATGATTGGAAATGGCTTGCAGAGCACCATGTGAACTCAATTCGTTTACCGGTAGGTTATTGGGAAGTGGATGGTGGTGCTTACACATCAGGCACCAATTTTGACAAGTACAAAGGTGTTTACAAGAATGCATGGAAGATTATTAAAGAgaattttattcaaaagGCATCGGATAATAAGATTTCGgttttgattgatattCATGGTCTACCAGGAGGTGCAAACAACTCGGGTCATTCAGGTGAGTCTGGCGCTGGGGGGGAATTTTGGAAGGACGAGAAAAAACAACTTGCTATGGCTAAAATGATGGGGTGGATTGTTAGCGACTTGAAATCGTTTGATAATATTGCTGGTATTCAAATAGTCAACGAAGCCGAATTTGCAGATCCACCTAAGAAACAGTCAACTTACTACAGTGCTTGTATTACTGAAATAAGAAAGAGCGATAAGCTGATCCCTGTCGTAATTTCTGATGGTTGGTGGGCCGATCAATGGGTTAAGTGGGTTCAAGAAAAGCAGGGCTCGGATGGATACATTGGTGTTGTTTTGGACGAACACGTTTATAGATGCTTCTCAGACGACgataagaaaaagaagcCTCAGCagattattgatgatttacaaGGAGATGTGTTAACCAACTTGAACGACAACGGAAAAGGAGTTGATATCATTGTTGGTGAGTACTCGTGTGTTTTAGATCAGCAATCCTGGGATAATGACAAGAATGCCAATAGAGACGAATTAGTTAAACAATTTGGTCAGCGTCAATGTGAAGAGTTTGCACAAAAGGCTTCTGGATCTTATTTCTGGACGTTCAAGTTCCAGTCTGGTAATGGAGGTGAATGGGATTTCAAAACAATGACCGATAAGGGGGCTTTAATTCCACCATCAATTCCAAGCAATCAACCCCTGCAAGATAAGCTTGAGGAAGCTTTAAATAATGCTTATAATGGTCACGTGGACTTCTGGAAGAATGAACATCCTGATGGCAAATTTGAACAtgaaaatttcaaagaGGGATTCTCTATTGCTTGGAAAGATGCGGATGCATTTGCACAATTCAATGGTTCCATAATAGGAAGAAAGGAAGCCTGGAAAAGATCAAGATTACAAGAGTTTGTGTCAAGCAAAGGGAAACTGGATTTCCTTTGGGAATGGGAGCAAGGTTTTGATCAAGGTTTAGAGGGATTTTACTCCGCATCAACATAA
- a CDS encoding 10 kda chaperonin, putative (spliced gene;~Similar to S. cerevisiae HSP10), with amino-acid sequence MSSIIRSAKSLQPLFDRVLVQRLKPATKTATGIYIPEKNQEKLNQATVIAVGPGITNTTTGQIIPVSVKAGDKVLLPSFGGNPVKVGEEEYLLYTDKEILAKIDEN; translated from the exons atg TCCTCCATAATTAGATCTGCTAAATCTTTACAACCATTGTTTGACAGAGTTTTGGTTCAAAGACTTAAACCAGCTACCAAGACTGCTACCGGTATTTACATCCCAGAAAAAAACCAGGAGAAATTAAACCAAGCCACTGTTATTGCTGTTGGTCCAGGTATCACTAACACCACTACCGGTCAAATTATCCCAGTTTCTGTCAAGGCTGGTGATAAAGTTTTATTGCCTTCATTCGGTGGTAACCCAGTTAAAGTCGGTGAGGAAGAATACTTGTTGTACACCGACAAAGAGATTTTGGCCAagattgatgaaaattaG
- a CDS encoding U3 small nucleolar RNA-associated protein 10 (U3 snoRNA-associated protein 10), putative (Similar to S. cerevisiae UTP10), with protein MSSLASQLQSINEKTASVALDRKQRSKIHSRSLIFEPKQAATQDYEYVYEIATEGLDDLCELDSRFNKFKSTLFSETSVNLDRNLQTKDVVSQLDKNIDAFLTLVGPYYGLTSSLKAVEWLVRRFHANIHNAELMILTALPYFQQPVFVKVLNVIPKQSLPQIFEWLVGYKDQLKTPPSSSILKAFRNDFHFFNFYSKFLNDQIRNHTVYKEQLVFYLSNTVQLLASFSKNIEELNENHIPVVLETTALMLSPQQKPKYSSSINSDLKLTSYSIISVLSSIFPFSHDILKSLTVSILEDEDALKEFTKPTLIVLSQLWKHFQGELKVMQVFKNFKIGQHELEVLDELKSENYKLATFIMLIFISTFPSNESYKLLPFVDLSNKLFFETTTKLVLQNSATHEDSIRSNLTKIAQSLIKLDPKLFQTTLESENWKIDELELKLMSVLIENKNDEAEFDAGDEDNAVEDIEIVSATDFTKLQSTAKSYFNTEYDEEFNLILKELKSVLSESDAKLHVSVILSFLQKVFTSPVVALTFVFRVALTPAVPLSIRLSAIKIIRIKIRNAANGTTDFYLLIPFILLAMFDNSKLIRSGFAQILRLIIEIKTKLATGATLFLEKEIYGSVSDKKYPTPQDALFLCSLLSEDNVKDIVLDPSRVTNVLFDSIFKAKNGKAKPGKYFRLFIFTQWSLGSLPIVLKANAWKIVAQVNKTGTDDRFFFLDGDVEGYFNKRNVWIDQASIAGISFFDNVEVSIVGLVGGVTSNDKNSNIESEWLCKALQNASGNLQMTANDRVLDTFEAFKPIEARLKIVNKLVDILINDDIVDFDPMATLQELNIDRNLFLQALTSVQIGDQIPEQGIAKRRRRSSNSTKQAMVRDEINNMASGHLKKLTFLLEVLESSLRKKRNVAGPDLLKVLFKILTDLEYLGNDGNLPVLYAQETLASCMLLSIVNLKSSSKEVKFDSNSIRADLIVNSIRASPSPQVQNRLLLVIAELATLAPEVILHSVMPIFTFMGAHTIRQDDEFSSSALQQTVAKVIPALACNGLSPVNNEIEFLLASFATAFPHVPRHRRVKLFVSLTKTLGCASSMHLILFLMGQQYANNVHKNKNGDSQSVVEFVQGYMKAFSAEEQLEGVVAFTKLWNDIPQNQLEPGSEEFEALNNRPVFGTTIVTLGEPGLAVLRDDLLQFLVEVLNSENKHELSSLKTKMALVFIDEEDNEAVEKESVLGKFREATSFTLASLDTFTNSHPDFKLCSTLYELLGNLLDLLPLNYFIDSIVTSLDVDTLSDSLSIKVARNYAVLASRKFETELNVAHCDQVVIESVINNLLPVLIKGIKKNIDVELQQAYLDTFSTIVNKFGASSTEFTSGEVSKVLIESLGIVTTDRGLLNEQPEVIIASINAITSIVDILGVKTLGLFPKVVPPALKIWESTNSLEDKESAKLLQGSVLALFSCYIKKIPAFMSTTLEAVLVTILSSDLIDNQIRSSVLDLIVDHMDLAQVLKSLCNVWLVKKFYTNDNSGNIGLFLKTLQATIDKMEKKQATTQATLFMRWLISAFEFRQYSEDDDNKFDNNTIHRLESSFHGCAIAFVMKLNDKSFRPLFANLVRWAVDGEGATLKTNEVSRLLAFFRFFNKLQDELKSIITSYFSYLLDPTSALLKRFSEGSLVATNLRRIVLIGLTSSFKYDQDDYWSQQGRFDSICSPLLSQLSNIEDSIGKYLVKSISTFVTDVSSDEYNETLVHELIKYISNANENSAATKIWSIRTLKTIFQKMGEQWLSYLPTLVPYIAELLEDDDEEVEMEVRRGLVRVIENVLGEPLDRYLS; from the coding sequence ATGTCTAGTTTAGCTTCACAGTTACAGTCAATTAATGAGAAGACTGCTTCTGTTGCATTGGATAGAAAGCAACGTTCAAAGATACATTCACGATCATTGATATTTGAGCCAAAACAAGCAGCAACACAGGACTATGAATATGTTTATGAAATTGCTACAGAAGGTCTCGATGACTTGTGTGAATTAGACTCtagatttaataaattcaaactGACTTTGTTTTCTGAAACTTCTGTCAATTTGGATAGAAATTTACAAACCAAAGATGTTGTTAGTCAATTGGATAAGAATATTGATGCGTTCTTGACATTAGTGGGTCCTTATTATGGGTTGACATCATCCTTAAAAGCAGTTGAATGGCTTGTTAGAAGATTTCACGCAAACATACATAATGCTGAGCTAATGATTTTAACTGCATTGCCATATTTTCAACAGCCAGTATTTGTGAAGGTATTGAATGTGATTCCAAAACAAAGCTTGCCACAAATATTTGAATGGCTTGTGGGTTATaaagatcaattgaaaaccCCGCCATCATCGTCCATCCTCAAGGCTTTTCGCAATGACtttcattttttcaacttttacAGTAAGTTTTTGAACGACCAAATCAGAAATCATACAGTTTATAAAGAGCAATTGGTTTTCTATTTATCTAATACAGTTCAGCTTTTGGCATCTTTTTCCAAGAACATTGAAGAGTTGAATGAAAACCATATTCCTGTGGTTCTTGAGACTACTGCTTTAATGTTATCACCACAACAAAAACCCAAATACTCCTCGTCTATCAACTCAGACTTAAAATTGACATCATATTCGATCATTTCAGTGCTTAGCTCGATTTTCCCATTTTCTCATGATATATTGAAGTCGTTAACCGTGAGCATAttagaagatgaagatgctTTGAAAGAATTCACCAAACCAACCTTAATTGTTTTATCTCAACTATGGAAACATTTTCAAGGAGAATTGAAAGTTATGCAGGttttcaagaattttaAGATTGGCCAACACGAGTTGGAAGTTTTGGATGAATTAAAGAGCGAAAACTACAAATTGGCTACGTTCATCATGTTGATTTTCATCTCAACTTTCCCTTCTAATGAATCGTACAAGTTGTTGCCTTTCGTCGATTTGTCAAATAagttattttttgaaactACAACAAAGTTGGTTTTGCAAAATTCGGCCACACACGAAGATTCAATTAGATCCAACTTGACCAAGATTGCCCAATCCTTAATTAAATTGGATCCTAAGTTGTTCCAAACAACTCTTGAAAGTGAGAACTGGAAAATAGACGAGTTAGAATTGAAGCTCATGTCTGTACTTATCGAAAACAAGAATGACGAAGCTGAGTTTGATGCTGGCGATGAGGATAATGCAGTTGAggatattgaaattgtaaGTGCTACTGATTTTACTAAATTGCAATCAACAGCAAAGAGCTATTTCAATACGGAATACGATGAAGAATTTAACttgatattgaaagaattgaaaagtGTTTTGTCTGAATCTGATGCTAAACTACATGTTTCTGTCATATTGTCGTTTTTGCAAAAGGTATTTACATCACCAGTGGTGGCATTGACATTTGTTTTCCGAGTTGCATTAACCCCTGCTGTTCCGTTGTCTATCAGATTATCGGCCATTAAGattattagaattaaaattagGAATGCTGCAAATGGCACAACTGACTTTTACTTGCTAATTCCATTTATATTGTTAGCAATGTTTGATAACTCAAAGTTGATTAGATCAGGATTTGCTCAAATTTTACgattaattattgaaatcaaaactaAGCTTGCCACGGGGGCTACtttatttttggaaaaGGAAATTTATGGGTCTGTTTCTGACAAGAAATACCCAACTCCTCAGGACGCCTTGTTTCTTTGCAGTTTGTTGAGTGAAGACAATGTTAAGGATATTGTATTAGATCCATCGAGAGTTACTAATGTTTTATTTGACAGTATCTTTAAAGCAAAGAATGGAAAAGCTAAACCAGGTAAGTACTTCagattgtttatttttactCAGTGGTCGTTAGGCTCGTTgccaattgttttaaaagCAAACGCTTGGAAAATTGTGGCACAAGTTAACAAAACAGGAACTGATGAtaggttttttttcttggatGGAGACGTTGAAGGTTATTTTAACAAGCGTAATGTTTGGATTGATCAAGCATCCATTGCTGGTATTTCATTCTTTGATAATGTCGAAGTGTCAATTGTTGGTTTAGTTGGTGGTGTTACTTCAAATGATAAGAATAGTAACATAGAGAGTGAATGGTTGTGTAAAGCATTGCAAAATGCATCTGGAAATTTACAGATGACAGCTAATGATCGTGTTCTTGACACTTTTGAGGCATTCAAACCAATTGAGGCAAGATTGAAAATTGTCAATAAATTGGTAGATATCTTGAtcaatgatgatattgttgattttgatcCAATGGCGACattacaagaattaaatattgatcgcaatttgtttttacaGGCATTGACGAGTGTACAAATTGGTGATCAAATTCCAGAGCAGGGTATTGctaaaagaagaagaaggtcTTCAAATTCTACCAAACAAGCCATGGTGAGAGATGAAATTAACAATATGGCATCTGGGCATTTGAAGAAGCTCACATTTTTGTTGGAAGTATTGGAATCTAGTCTTcgaaagaaaagaaatgttGCTGGCCCTGATTTGTTAAAAGTActattcaaaattttgaCTGACTTGGAGTACTTGGGGAACGATGGTAACTTGCCTGTTCTTTATGCTCAAGAAACATTAGCATCATGTATGCTTTTGAGTATTGttaatttaaaatcatCTTCTAAAGAAGTCAAGTTTGATTCTAATTCGATTAGAGCAGATTTAATTGTTAACTCCATTAGAGCATCGCCATCACCACAAGTTCAAAACAGATTATTGTTGGTTATAGCAGAGTTAGCAACTTTGGCTCCAGAAGTAATCTTGCATTCGGTGATGCCAATTTTTACATTTATGGGTGCTCATACCATTAGAcaagatgatgaattttCTAGTTCTGCATTGCAACAAACGGTTGCAAAAGTCATTCCTGCATTGGCTTGCAATGGGTTATCTCCtgttaataatgaaattgagtTTTTATTGGCTAGTTTTGCCACTGCATTCCCACATGTTCCAAGACATCGTCGTGTGAAGTTGTTTGTATCCTTGACTAAAACTTTGGGCTGTGCTTCCTCTATgcatttaattttgtttttgatggGTCAACAATATGCCAACAATGttcataaaaataaaaatggaGACTCACAGTCGGTTGTTGAGTTTGTACAAGGTTATATGAAGGCGTTTTCCGCTGAAGAACAGCTTGAGGGAGTTGTTGCATTCACTAAATTGTGGAATGATATCCCTCAAAATCAACTTGAACCTGGCTCAGAAGAGTTTGAAGCTTTGAATAATCGTCCAGTTTTCGGTACCACAATCGTAACATTGGGTGAACCTGGTTTGGCAGTGTTGAGGGACGATTTGTTGCAGTTTTTAGTTGAGGTTTTGAATTCAGAGAATAAACATGAGCTTTCttcattgaaaacaaaaatggCTTTGGTTTtcattgatgaagaagataacGAGGCCGTTGAAAAAGAACTGGTTTTAGGTAAGTTCAGAGAAGCTACTTCGTTTACCTTGGCTAGTTTGGATACTTTTACAAACTCCCATCCTGACTTCAAGTTATGTTCTACATTGTATGAATTATTGGGCAATTTATTAGACTTGTTACCtttgaattatttcattgattcaattgtcACTTCATTGGATGTTGATACATTGTCTGACTCCTTGTCGATAAAAGTTGCTAGAAACTATGCTGTCTTAGCAAGCagaaaatttgaaaccGAATTGAATGTTGCCCATTGCGACCAAGTTGTTATTGAATCCGTAATTAACAATTTGTTGCCAGTATTGATTAAAGGtatcaagaaaaatattgatgTCGAGTTGCAACAGGCTTACTTGGATACCTTTTCCACCATTGTTAATAAGTTTGGAGCATCAAGTACTGAGTTTACCCTGGGTGAAGTTTCCAAAGTTCTTATTGAATCTTTGGGTATTGTTACTACAGACCGTGGTTTATTGAATGAACAACCAGAAGTCATTATTGCTTCCATAAACGCTATCACGAgcattgttgatattttgGGAGTTAAGACACTTGGTTTGTTTCCTAAAGTTGTGCCCCCTGCCCTTAAAATTTGGGAATCAACTAACTCATTGGAAGACAAGGAAAGTGCTAAATTGTTGCAAGGTTCAGTGTTGGCTTTATTCTCATGTTATATAAAAAAGATTCCTGCGTTTATGTCAACTACTTTAGAAGCTGTTTTGGTTACTATTTTGTCTAgtgatttgattgataacCAAATTAGATCTAGTGTTTTGGATTTGATTGTTGACCATATGGACTTGGCTCAAGTTTTGAAATCGTTATGTAACGTTTGGCTTGTCAAGAAGTTTTACACGAATGACAATTCAGGAAAcattggtttatttttaaagaCTTTACAAGCTACAATAGACAAAATGGAGAAGAAGCAGGCCACGACTCAGGCAACATTATTTATGAGATGGCTTATCAGTGCCTTTGAATTCAGACAGTATtctgaagatgatgataataagtTTGACAACAACACAATTCATAGATTAGAAAGCTCTTTCCATGGGTGTGCCATAGCTTTTGTTATGAAATTGAACGATAAAAGCTTCAGACCATTGTTTGCAAACTTGGTGAGATGGGCTGTTGATGGCGAAGGCGCCACGTTGAAAACTAATGAAGTCTCTAGGTTGTTGGCATTTTTCCGtttcttcaacaaattgCAAGATGAATTGAAGAGTATTATTACGTCCTATTTCTCATACTTGTTAGATCCAACGTCGGCGTTATTAAAGAGATTTAGCGAAGGTAGTCTTGTTGCAACCAATTTGAGAAGAATAGTTTTGATTGGGTTAACTTCTTCGTTTAAATATGATCAAGACGACTACTGGTCACAACAAGGAAGATTCGACAGCATTTGTTCTCCATTATTAAGCCAATTATCCAACATTGAAGATTCCATTGGTAAATACTTGGTTAAATCAATTAGCACATTTGTCACTGATGTTTCCTCGGACGAATACAATGAAACGTTGGTACACGAATTGATCAAGTACATTTCCAATGCTAATGAAAACTCTGCGGCTACCAAGATCTGGAGTATTCGTACATTGAAAACGATTTTCCAGAAGATGGGAGAACAGTGGTTGTCTTACTTGCCAACGTTGGTTCCATATATTGCAGAATTATTAGAGGATGACGATGAAGAAGTCGAAATGGAAGTTAGACGTGGTTTGGTTAGagttattgaaaatgtttTGGGTGAGCCATTAGATAGATACTTGAGTTAA